Proteins from a genomic interval of Pelomicrobium methylotrophicum:
- a CDS encoding ABC transporter ATP-binding protein, with the protein MTPLLEIRELHHAYGNHPVVRGLSLTLKKGAIGCLLGASGCGKTTVLRCIAGFEPVAAGEIAINGVAVSSPGIHVPPERRRVGMVFQDYALFPHLSIADNVAFGLRGLTARERARRVAELLEVVGLGHLGGAFPHQLSGGQQQRVALARALAPAPDLLLLDEPFSNLDVDLRWRLSQEVRELLKKRGITAILVTHDQNEAFAMADEIGIMHQGRIEQWDTPYNLYHKPANRFVADFVGQGVFVPGRVLSPREVEIELGVLRGELPHECAEAMSCDACGRNCYVDVLLRPDDVVHDDASPMKAEVLHKAFRGAEILYTLRLESGAQVLSLVPSHHNHRVGEKIGIRLEADHVVAFRHEDAPA; encoded by the coding sequence ATGACCCCTTTGCTGGAAATCCGGGAACTGCACCACGCCTACGGCAACCATCCCGTCGTGCGGGGCCTGTCGCTCACCCTGAAAAAGGGGGCCATCGGCTGCTTGCTGGGCGCCAGCGGCTGCGGCAAGACCACGGTGCTCCGCTGCATCGCCGGCTTCGAGCCGGTGGCCGCCGGCGAAATCGCGATCAACGGCGTCGCAGTCTCCAGCCCTGGCATCCACGTGCCGCCGGAGCGCAGGCGCGTCGGCATGGTGTTCCAGGACTACGCGCTCTTTCCGCACCTGTCCATCGCCGATAACGTGGCCTTCGGCCTGCGGGGGTTGACCGCCCGGGAACGGGCCCGTCGCGTGGCCGAGCTGCTGGAAGTGGTGGGACTGGGGCACTTGGGCGGCGCCTTTCCCCACCAACTTTCCGGCGGCCAGCAGCAACGGGTCGCCCTCGCCCGGGCGCTCGCCCCGGCGCCCGACCTGCTGCTGCTGGACGAGCCGTTCTCCAATCTGGACGTGGACCTGCGGTGGCGCTTGTCCCAGGAAGTACGGGAGTTGCTCAAGAAGCGGGGAATCACCGCCATCCTCGTCACCCATGACCAGAACGAGGCCTTTGCCATGGCCGACGAGATCGGCATCATGCACCAAGGCCGCATCGAGCAGTGGGACACCCCGTACAACCTTTACCACAAGCCCGCCAACCGCTTTGTCGCCGATTTCGTCGGCCAGGGGGTGTTTGTCCCCGGCCGGGTGCTGAGCCCGCGGGAGGTGGAGATCGAGCTGGGCGTGCTGCGGGGGGAGCTCCCCCACGAATGCGCCGAGGCGATGAGCTGCGATGCGTGCGGACGCAACTGCTACGTCGACGTCCTGCTGCGACCGGACGACGTGGTGCACGACGATGCGAGCCCTATGAAGGCCGAAGTGCTGCACAAGGCATTCCGGGGCGCGGAAATCCTCTATACGCTGCGCCTTGAAAGCGGCGCCCAGGTGCTCTCCCTCGTGCCCAGCCACCACAACCACCGCGTCGGGGAGAAGATCGGAATCCGCCTGGAAGCAGACCACGTGGTGGCGTTCCGCCACGAGGACGCGCCCGCCTGA
- the mltB gene encoding lytic murein transglycosylase B — protein MAGLMWCAATALSAPGDGFPVQALEAFARRVAQKHGIDQGEIAKVLAQAQFQPRVIELITRPAESKPWVEYRELFITPKRIVGGVDFWNNHAETLARARQQYGVAEEIIVAIIGVETFYGERTGSYRVLDALATLAFGYPRRSAYFTGELENFLLLTRANGLDPLGMMGSYAGAIGIPQFMPGSYLAYAVDFDGDGKVDLSSNPADAIGSVAHYLSRHGWASGEPVAVLAGVERPGAVATDARPQRTVAELRALGVQPLGPVTEGTKAALLEFDERDGKEYWLGLPNFFVIKRYNNSNFYAMVVSRLAEEVKALREAMRRPHSLEAADASQAPAQ, from the coding sequence ATGGCAGGGCTGATGTGGTGCGCAGCGACCGCGCTGAGCGCGCCAGGCGATGGGTTTCCGGTGCAGGCGCTGGAGGCGTTTGCCCGGCGCGTGGCGCAGAAGCACGGCATTGACCAGGGCGAAATCGCCAAGGTGCTCGCCCAGGCCCAGTTTCAGCCGCGGGTGATCGAGCTCATCACGCGACCGGCGGAGTCCAAGCCCTGGGTCGAGTACCGGGAGCTGTTCATCACGCCGAAACGCATCGTCGGGGGCGTGGACTTCTGGAACAACCACGCTGAAACCCTGGCGCGCGCCCGTCAGCAGTACGGGGTGGCCGAGGAGATCATCGTGGCGATCATCGGCGTCGAGACTTTCTACGGCGAGCGAACCGGCAGCTACCGGGTACTGGACGCGCTGGCCACGCTGGCGTTCGGCTATCCCCGCCGATCTGCCTATTTCACCGGCGAGTTGGAAAACTTCCTCCTCCTCACCCGGGCGAACGGCCTGGACCCCTTGGGCATGATGGGCTCCTACGCCGGGGCCATCGGCATTCCCCAGTTCATGCCTGGGAGCTACCTGGCCTACGCCGTCGATTTCGACGGCGACGGCAAGGTGGATCTGTCGTCCAACCCGGCGGATGCCATCGGCAGCGTGGCCCATTACCTGAGCCGGCACGGCTGGGCGAGCGGCGAGCCGGTGGCGGTGCTGGCGGGCGTGGAGCGGCCGGGCGCGGTGGCGACGGACGCAAGGCCGCAGCGTACGGTGGCCGAACTGCGGGCCTTGGGCGTGCAGCCCTTGGGCCCCGTGACGGAGGGGACGAAGGCCGCGCTGCTCGAATTCGACGAGCGGGACGGCAAGGAATACTGGCTCGGCTTGCCCAACTTTTTCGTCATCAAGCGCTACAACAACAGCAACTTCTACGCGATGGTGGTCAGTCGGCTGGCCGAGGAGGTGAAGGCGCTGCGGGAGGCGATGAGGCGACCCCACTCGCTGGAGGCCGCCGATGCTTCCCAGGCGCCAGCGCAGTGA
- the cobA gene encoding uroporphyrinogen-III C-methyltransferase yields MADRDSALRLDLGNKPGLIADADQRGVVYLVGAGPGNPELLTLRALYLMQKADVVLYDRLVGPEILALVRSDAQQFDVGKARDNHAYTQARINQLLVEHARAGKRVLRLKGGDPLVFGRGGEEIEALIAAGIPFQIVPGITAATGCAAYAGIPLTHRGMAHACVFLTGHFADGEDHVDWKALARPGQTLVFYMGVYHLEKICGRLLEHGMSAQTPAAVVQEGTLPGQRVVAAPLGLLARSAIDRAKPGIVIIGETVKLSPYFRSSGQLDARQAGRPASPPAEAAPVEDLASASAHFCSGEAREGHWEACADQRLRG; encoded by the coding sequence ATGGCGGATCGTGACAGCGCCCTTCGTCTCGATCTGGGCAACAAGCCCGGCCTGATCGCGGACGCGGACCAGCGCGGCGTGGTCTACCTCGTCGGGGCAGGGCCCGGAAACCCGGAGCTGTTGACGCTGCGCGCGCTGTACCTCATGCAAAAGGCCGATGTGGTGTTGTACGACCGCTTGGTAGGACCGGAGATTCTTGCGCTGGTCAGGTCCGATGCGCAGCAATTCGACGTGGGCAAGGCACGCGACAACCATGCTTACACCCAGGCGCGGATCAACCAGTTGCTTGTGGAACATGCGCGGGCTGGCAAGCGTGTGCTGCGCCTCAAAGGCGGCGACCCCCTCGTATTCGGCCGCGGCGGGGAGGAGATCGAGGCGCTCATCGCTGCGGGTATTCCTTTTCAAATCGTACCCGGCATCACCGCTGCCACGGGTTGCGCCGCCTACGCTGGCATCCCGCTGACACACCGTGGCATGGCGCACGCGTGCGTCTTCCTCACCGGCCACTTCGCCGATGGCGAGGACCATGTGGATTGGAAAGCCCTCGCTCGCCCCGGCCAGACATTGGTGTTCTACATGGGGGTGTACCACCTGGAGAAAATCTGCGGCCGTCTGCTGGAACACGGCATGTCCGCCCAAACGCCCGCTGCCGTCGTCCAGGAGGGCACGCTTCCAGGACAACGAGTCGTCGCCGCTCCCCTCGGCCTACTCGCCCGGTCCGCCATTGACCGCGCCAAGCCGGGCATCGTGATCATCGGCGAAACCGTGAAACTGAGTCCGTATTTCCGATCCTCTGGGCAGCTGGACGCCCGGCAGGCCGGGCGGCCCGCATCACCTCCCGCCGAAGCAGCACCGGTCGAAGATCTCGCATCGGCCTCGGCGCATTTCTGTTCAGGGGAAGCTCGGGAAGGTCACTGGGAAGCCTGCGCCGATCAACGGCTCCGCGGCTGA
- a CDS encoding (2Fe-2S) ferredoxin domain-containing protein has product MGAYKRHLLVCVGPRCTENGESQALFDKLGEKFKSAGIDSGERRVKRTRTYCFATCKSGPIVCVQPDGVWYYNVTEANMDRIIREHLVGGRPVEDLIYHKGPSHGGS; this is encoded by the coding sequence ATGGGCGCGTACAAACGCCACCTGCTGGTGTGCGTGGGGCCACGGTGCACCGAGAATGGCGAATCACAGGCGTTGTTCGATAAGCTCGGGGAAAAGTTCAAATCTGCCGGTATCGACAGCGGCGAGCGACGGGTCAAGCGCACGCGCACCTATTGTTTCGCGACCTGCAAATCGGGGCCCATCGTCTGCGTGCAGCCGGACGGCGTGTGGTATTACAACGTCACGGAAGCAAACATGGATCGGATCATCCGCGAACACCTGGTTGGCGGTCGGCCGGTCGAGGATCTGATCTACCACAAGGGGCCGAGCCATGGCGGATCGTGA
- the cobJ gene encoding precorrin-3B C(17)-methyltransferase: protein MSLRAREAIAQADVVIGYATYIKLVMDLVDGKEVIRKGMTEELDRCYEALERARQGKTVALISSGDTGVYGMAGPTYEVLLQSGWKPGDGIEVEVVPGSTALNACAALVGAPLTHDFCSISLSDLLTPWPVIARRLEAAARADFVVALYNPKSGRRTQQIIEASRILLRYRRPDTPVAVVKSAYRPRQHVRLTTLAEMADCDIGMLTTVLVGNSHTFVRHGLMVTPRGYANKYEALTGRIKDGEQAGRSLTMGLAGWKTCARRYLRDNPQATLRDAAQYFDVPLGEILSAVAEGDADDPAGMHQAAQAAPGQGDQVLELVKQWGQLRAVVRTESNAAAELVISGGDLQRVGDWLHVTRDSFHLHVPWSTVRQTWFAGRAGMLHGVYFLDEGRQPVFSLLPRARGIPFSREILTRHVELAAPSRAKVEPEVVVDE, encoded by the coding sequence ATGTCCCTGCGCGCACGCGAGGCCATCGCGCAAGCGGACGTTGTTATCGGCTACGCCACTTACATTAAGTTGGTGATGGATCTCGTCGATGGCAAGGAAGTGATCCGCAAGGGCATGACCGAGGAGCTGGACCGCTGTTACGAGGCCCTGGAACGCGCCCGGCAGGGCAAGACTGTGGCTTTGATCTCCTCCGGTGATACCGGTGTCTACGGCATGGCCGGTCCGACGTATGAGGTCTTGTTGCAGTCGGGATGGAAACCCGGCGACGGGATCGAGGTGGAAGTAGTGCCTGGCAGCACGGCGCTCAACGCTTGTGCGGCGCTGGTTGGCGCACCGCTGACCCACGACTTCTGCTCGATCTCGCTGTCTGATCTGCTCACGCCATGGCCCGTCATCGCGCGTCGCTTGGAAGCCGCCGCGCGCGCCGATTTCGTAGTGGCGCTGTACAACCCGAAAAGCGGGCGGCGGACGCAGCAGATCATCGAGGCGAGCCGCATCCTGCTGCGGTATCGGCGCCCGGATACGCCAGTGGCGGTGGTGAAATCCGCCTACCGACCGCGTCAGCACGTCAGGCTCACGACTTTGGCCGAGATGGCCGACTGCGACATCGGCATGCTGACCACCGTCTTGGTCGGCAACAGCCACACCTTCGTGCGCCATGGCCTCATGGTGACGCCACGCGGCTATGCCAACAAATACGAGGCCCTGACTGGCAGAATCAAGGACGGTGAACAGGCCGGTCGCTCGCTCACCATGGGGCTTGCCGGCTGGAAGACGTGTGCGCGCCGCTATCTGCGTGACAACCCGCAGGCCACACTGCGCGACGCGGCCCAGTACTTTGATGTCCCGCTGGGAGAGATTCTGTCCGCTGTCGCCGAAGGTGACGCAGACGACCCGGCGGGAATGCACCAAGCCGCTCAAGCAGCGCCCGGCCAGGGGGACCAGGTACTCGAGCTCGTCAAGCAGTGGGGCCAGCTGCGCGCTGTGGTGCGCACTGAATCCAACGCTGCCGCGGAGCTGGTGATCTCCGGCGGCGACCTGCAACGAGTCGGCGACTGGCTGCACGTCACGCGCGATTCTTTCCATCTGCATGTACCGTGGTCCACCGTGCGGCAAACGTGGTTCGCGGGTCGCGCGGGCATGCTGCACGGCGTCTATTTTCTGGACGAAGGGCGCCAGCCGGTTTTTTCGCTGCTGCCGCGCGCTCGCGGTATCCCGTTCAGCCGCGAGATCCTGACGCGGCACGTCGAGCTGGCGGCGCCGAGCCGGGCCAAGGTTGAACCGGAAGTTGTCGTGGATGAGTGA
- a CDS encoding cobalamin biosynthesis protein: protein MTRVALGLGCDRGASVETLQGAIEQALARARLGLDAVVEIATIDKKSDEPGIVLLAERHRWRLRFFSAEELARVEVPNPSETVRKYMGTPAVAEAAALLAANADVRHLLVEKHKYRGLDGKNVTVSIAEVKHG, encoded by the coding sequence ATGACCCGCGTCGCCCTGGGTTTGGGCTGTGACCGCGGCGCTTCCGTGGAGACACTGCAAGGCGCCATCGAGCAGGCCCTCGCCCGCGCCCGACTGGGCCTCGATGCGGTCGTCGAAATCGCCACGATCGATAAGAAGAGCGACGAGCCGGGTATTGTGTTGCTGGCTGAGCGGCACCGATGGCGGCTGCGGTTTTTCAGCGCCGAAGAGCTTGCCCGGGTCGAGGTGCCCAACCCCTCGGAGACGGTGCGCAAGTACATGGGCACGCCCGCGGTTGCCGAGGCAGCGGCTTTGTTGGCGGCCAACGCCGACGTGCGTCATCTCCTGGTCGAGAAACACAAATACCGCGGCCTGGACGGCAAGAATGTCACGGTCTCCATCGCAGAGGTGAAGCATGGGTAA
- a CDS encoding cobalamin biosynthesis central domain-containing protein has translation MSAVSPRVALVAITRHGADLAARVAPRIPGATVVVPEKFLDRVRAVPNAVCSYSGALSAQVGGLFAGYDQIVFFVSLGAVVRLIAPHLKSKDEDPGVLVVDDAAQFVIPVLSGHVGGANAYAEQLAGLLGATAVVTTASDVGKTIPVDILGRELGWQVEAPKINITRVSAHVVNGEPIAFVQEAGSRRWWTRPTPLPDNIRLFERFEDVDLAQYRAVLWVTRREIEPAVWQQLGERLVVYRPPEDPP, from the coding sequence ATGAGCGCTGTGTCGCCGCGGGTGGCCCTGGTGGCCATTACCAGACACGGCGCCGATCTGGCAGCGCGGGTCGCGCCGAGGATCCCGGGCGCTACGGTGGTCGTCCCGGAGAAATTTCTCGACCGCGTGCGTGCCGTTCCGAACGCGGTCTGCTCCTACAGCGGGGCGCTGAGCGCGCAGGTGGGCGGCCTGTTCGCGGGCTACGACCAGATAGTGTTCTTTGTCTCGCTTGGTGCGGTGGTACGGCTGATTGCACCACACCTCAAATCCAAGGATGAAGACCCGGGCGTGCTGGTGGTGGACGATGCGGCGCAGTTCGTCATTCCCGTATTATCCGGGCACGTGGGCGGCGCCAACGCCTACGCGGAGCAACTGGCGGGCTTGCTGGGTGCAACAGCCGTGGTCACGACCGCCTCCGACGTGGGCAAGACCATCCCGGTGGACATTCTTGGCCGTGAGCTGGGCTGGCAGGTGGAGGCGCCCAAGATCAACATCACCCGCGTCTCCGCGCATGTGGTCAACGGGGAACCCATCGCCTTCGTGCAGGAAGCAGGGTCGCGACGCTGGTGGACACGGCCCACGCCGCTGCCGGATAACATCCGGCTGTTCGAGCGCTTCGAAGACGTGGATCTGGCGCAGTACAGGGCGGTGCTGTGGGTGACGCGGCGCGAGATTGAGCCTGCCGTATGGCAACAACTTGGCGAGCGCCTGGTGGTTTATCGACCGCCGGAGGACCCGCCATGA
- the cobI gene encoding precorrin-2 C(20)-methyltransferase produces MTSKGTLFGVSLGPGDPGLITRRAWELLHRNTVWAYPVRRKNGDSYALDIVRRSGLSLPQAHMPLVFPMTHDTEILAKYWLAAARAVLTPLYAGNDVCFLVEGDACTYSTFGHLARTVAALDGDIVIETIPGVSAYHAAAARLGTPLADGEDAVAIIPAAYGIRTIEHLLDEFDTLVLLKVKPLLDDILALLERRGLLEHARFIEKVGTPDERTIEQVAMLRGTTVNYLSLLLVKNPNRPRGELLRGCRRKSGPQAVAS; encoded by the coding sequence ATGACTAGCAAAGGAACCTTATTCGGCGTGTCACTGGGGCCGGGCGATCCGGGCCTCATCACCCGTCGGGCCTGGGAGTTGCTGCATCGGAATACGGTATGGGCCTATCCGGTGCGCCGGAAGAACGGCGATAGTTATGCCCTGGATATCGTGCGGCGCTCCGGTTTGTCTCTGCCGCAAGCGCACATGCCGCTGGTTTTTCCAATGACGCACGATACGGAAATTCTGGCCAAGTACTGGCTGGCCGCGGCGCGCGCCGTCTTGACGCCGTTGTACGCCGGCAACGATGTATGCTTTCTGGTGGAGGGCGATGCCTGCACCTATTCCACCTTCGGGCACCTGGCCCGCACGGTCGCAGCGCTGGACGGGGACATCGTGATCGAAACCATTCCGGGTGTCAGCGCCTATCATGCCGCGGCCGCCCGTCTGGGCACGCCGCTCGCGGATGGCGAGGATGCCGTTGCCATCATCCCCGCGGCCTACGGCATCCGCACCATCGAGCATCTGCTGGATGAGTTCGACACGCTGGTGCTGCTGAAGGTTAAACCGCTGCTGGATGACATTCTCGCGCTCCTGGAGCGCCGGGGACTGCTTGAGCACGCCCGTTTCATCGAAAAGGTCGGTACCCCGGACGAACGGACGATCGAACAGGTCGCCATGCTACGCGGCACGACAGTGAATTACCTGTCGCTGCTGCTGGTGAAAAACCCGAATCGCCCACGCGGCGAGTTGCTCCGAGGCTGCCGCAGGAAATCGGGCCCGCAGGCGGTGGCGTCATGA
- the cbiE gene encoding precorrin-6y C5,15-methyltransferase (decarboxylating) subunit CbiE — protein sequence MTEPCRIIGVLDDGPAGLTPRALAHIQRADLVIGGTRSLRLFANQIAPTAQTRDLTGQLSRVPDWIREAQAQGKRVVVLATGDPLCHGIASFLQSRLCIEAFEILPNVSTVQLACARLGLPWQDMKILSVHGHDAGEWHEGAGPEHGLYELLRAARRHERLAIFTSPDNTPDRIARMLVSEGLDGQFRMAVAERLLQEGERLVTECSVAEAAHLRFSDPNVLLLWRDSPARCEVLFGLADESYKQRQPDKGLITKREVRAVSLARLQLRQDSVVWDIGAGSGSVGLEAARLAPDGHVYAIEKNEGDVAIAAENRRRLGVHNYTLVHGKAPQGLDAWPDPDAVFIGGSGGELAELIRLSLRRLKPGGWLVMNFVTFENLSTAIGTLKEIGASWDVTQLQASRSQPILDMHRLAAENPVWIVCAQLGKGHD from the coding sequence ATGACGGAACCCTGTCGCATCATCGGCGTGCTGGACGACGGTCCGGCAGGCCTGACGCCGCGAGCGCTTGCCCATATCCAGCGGGCCGATCTGGTCATCGGCGGCACGCGCAGCCTCCGACTCTTTGCGAACCAGATCGCCCCCACCGCCCAGACGCGCGATCTGACGGGCCAGCTTTCTCGGGTGCCGGACTGGATTCGCGAGGCGCAGGCGCAAGGCAAGCGCGTCGTGGTCCTGGCCACCGGCGACCCGTTATGCCACGGTATCGCGAGTTTCCTTCAGTCGCGGCTTTGTATCGAGGCCTTCGAGATCCTGCCCAACGTGTCCACCGTGCAACTGGCTTGTGCGCGCCTGGGGCTGCCTTGGCAGGACATGAAAATCCTCTCCGTTCACGGTCACGATGCGGGCGAATGGCACGAAGGCGCCGGCCCCGAGCATGGGCTGTACGAGCTGCTGCGCGCCGCACGCCGGCATGAGCGCCTGGCCATCTTCACCAGTCCCGACAACACCCCGGATCGCATCGCCCGCATGCTGGTGAGCGAAGGCCTGGATGGGCAGTTTCGCATGGCGGTCGCAGAGCGTCTGCTGCAGGAAGGCGAAAGACTGGTGACGGAATGCTCGGTGGCCGAGGCGGCGCACCTGCGTTTCTCCGACCCCAATGTGCTGCTGCTGTGGCGCGATAGCCCGGCCCGATGCGAGGTCCTTTTTGGGCTTGCCGATGAGAGCTACAAGCAGCGCCAACCGGACAAGGGATTGATCACCAAGCGCGAAGTGCGCGCGGTGTCGCTGGCACGCTTGCAACTGCGCCAGGACAGCGTCGTCTGGGACATCGGTGCGGGCTCGGGCAGCGTGGGCTTGGAGGCGGCGCGGCTGGCGCCAGACGGCCATGTCTATGCCATCGAAAAGAACGAGGGGGATGTGGCCATTGCCGCTGAGAATCGGCGCCGTCTCGGGGTGCACAACTACACGCTCGTGCACGGGAAAGCGCCTCAGGGCCTGGACGCCTGGCCCGACCCGGACGCGGTGTTTATCGGCGGTTCCGGCGGTGAGCTGGCCGAGCTGATCCGGCTCAGCCTGCGCCGGCTGAAGCCGGGCGGCTGGCTGGTGATGAACTTCGTCACCTTTGAAAACCTCTCGACGGCCATCGGAACCTTGAAAGAAATCGGCGCCTCGTGGGACGTGACCCAACTTCAAGCCTCTCGCAGCCAACCCATTCTGGACATGCACCGCCTGGCAGCAGAGAACCCGGTATGGATCGTCTGCGCACAGCTAGGCAAAGGCCATGACTAG
- a CDS encoding cobalt-precorrin-5B (C(1))-methyltransferase, with protein sequence MMEKTKKKGMRTGFTTGACAAAAARAAAIGLVAGCVPDSVECLLPNGQQVNFRVTGGRCDGRRATAVVIKDAGDDPDCTHGAHLTADVCLLADAPGQVLLKGGSGVGTVTMPGLGLPVGGPAINPVPRRNIEDNVRAVAGSLLAQYGLEVTISVPGGEEMARKTLNSRLGIVGGISILGTTGIVRPYSTAAYRASVVQGVQVAARQGQDTVVLTTGGRTEKFVMRELSHLPPACFVQMGDFLRYALDTAVKEGLRQVVIGGMVGKLTKMAQGETITHAGRAEVDTDLLAEIAAAVGAPPEVCEDIRKAETARYAAERMEALGLAREFHHALAQRVVDTLAARYPRKFTLKVLVCDFEGNKIAEAMGNTP encoded by the coding sequence CCTGCGCAGCCGCGGCGGCCAGAGCCGCGGCTATTGGTCTCGTGGCTGGCTGCGTGCCCGATTCCGTCGAATGCCTGCTGCCCAACGGCCAACAAGTGAACTTCCGCGTGACCGGTGGACGCTGCGATGGGCGTCGTGCCACAGCGGTGGTGATCAAAGACGCGGGCGATGACCCCGATTGCACCCACGGCGCACATCTCACCGCCGACGTATGCTTGCTGGCGGATGCTCCTGGCCAAGTCCTGCTCAAAGGTGGCTCGGGCGTCGGCACGGTGACGATGCCTGGACTCGGCCTGCCAGTGGGCGGGCCGGCGATCAACCCGGTGCCGAGGCGCAACATCGAAGACAATGTGCGCGCCGTGGCCGGATCGTTGCTCGCGCAATACGGTCTCGAGGTGACCATTTCCGTGCCAGGCGGCGAGGAAATGGCGAGAAAGACTCTGAACTCCCGGCTCGGCATCGTGGGCGGCATATCCATCCTCGGTACCACGGGCATCGTCCGTCCTTATTCCACCGCCGCGTACCGTGCCAGCGTGGTCCAGGGGGTCCAGGTGGCGGCCCGGCAAGGACAGGATACCGTGGTCCTCACCACCGGCGGGCGCACAGAGAAGTTCGTGATGCGGGAGCTGTCGCATCTGCCGCCGGCCTGTTTCGTGCAGATGGGCGACTTCCTGCGCTACGCGCTGGATACCGCAGTCAAGGAAGGGCTGCGCCAGGTCGTGATCGGCGGCATGGTGGGCAAGCTCACCAAGATGGCCCAGGGCGAGACCATTACCCACGCAGGGCGCGCCGAGGTGGACACGGACCTGCTCGCCGAGATCGCCGCCGCTGTAGGGGCGCCGCCCGAGGTTTGCGAGGATATCCGCAAGGCCGAGACGGCCCGCTACGCGGCCGAGCGCATGGAAGCGCTGGGATTGGCGCGCGAGTTTCACCACGCCTTGGCGCAACGCGTCGTGGATACACTGGCGGCACGCTATCCACGCAAGTTCACGTTGAAAGTGTTGGTATGCGACTTCGAGGGGAACAAAATCGCCGAAGCGATGGGGAACACGCCATGA